One Planctomycetaceae bacterium DNA window includes the following coding sequences:
- a CDS encoding ABC transporter ATP-binding protein, with product MIEFDSVTRLYGKVLGVNDISMSLPPGAYGLLGPNGAGKSTMLNLLTGQLRPTRGTVHVLGENPRNNHSLMKRIGYCPSFEGMYSGVKGLDWVIFLLRMHGYQAAEARARAMSALDRVGMTHAMRRPISGYSRGMRQRTKLAQAIAHDPELLILDEPLSGLDPVGRAQMTELLREWIDRGRSIVIASHVLHEIEALTESFLLISGGRLLASGTASEVYELLFNVPMEMHIRCDKPRVLAGMLVQHDLADSTRISLNDAGQDVLILQTRATGKLASTLPQWVRENDLTIFEMRTADDSLQSLFNSLMKIHRGEL from the coding sequence GTGATAGAGTTCGACAGCGTCACGCGCCTTTATGGCAAAGTCCTCGGCGTCAATGATATCAGTATGTCGCTGCCGCCCGGCGCATACGGCCTGCTGGGACCGAATGGGGCGGGCAAGAGCACGATGCTCAATCTTCTGACGGGACAGCTGCGCCCAACGCGCGGTACAGTGCATGTGCTCGGCGAGAATCCTCGCAACAATCACAGTCTCATGAAACGAATTGGTTACTGCCCCAGTTTTGAAGGCATGTATTCGGGGGTCAAAGGCCTGGATTGGGTCATATTCCTGCTTCGAATGCATGGATACCAGGCGGCGGAAGCGCGTGCAAGAGCCATGTCCGCGCTGGATCGTGTAGGGATGACACACGCCATGCGCCGGCCAATCTCGGGCTATTCTCGCGGCATGCGTCAGCGAACAAAACTGGCTCAGGCGATTGCCCACGACCCGGAGTTGCTGATTCTGGATGAACCACTCAGTGGGCTGGACCCCGTCGGCCGGGCACAGATGACAGAACTGCTGCGCGAATGGATTGACCGGGGAAGAAGTATTGTCATTGCAAGCCATGTTCTGCACGAAATTGAAGCGCTGACCGAGTCTTTCCTGCTGATTTCGGGCGGACGACTGCTGGCATCAGGCACGGCATCCGAAGTCTACGAACTGCTGTTTAATGTCCCCATGGAGATGCATATTCGATGCGACAAGCCTCGAGTTCTGGCAGGAATGCTCGTTCAGCATGACCTGGCAGATTCGACCAGAATCAGTCTCAATGATGCTGGTCAGGATGTACTCATTCTGCAAACTCGCGCGACGGGAAAGCTGGCGAGCACACTGCCTCAGTGGGTGCGTGAGAACGATTTGACCATTTTCGAAATGCGAACAGCGGATGACTCACTTCAATCCCTGTTCAACTCACTGATGAAGATTCATCGGGGGGAACTGTGA
- a CDS encoding nucleoside hydrolase yields MSKKLIIDTDSGIGDTLAVLVAMVDPTIDVLGLTATGGTVSGVQATRNLQFITGLADPLRHPRIGQSEIEEAPGEHVPPGAPAHSLLNGRFGLGDADPRVPDLHNRRESAKLIVDIVREHPQEVRILSLGPLTNIAMAFEFDPELPMILGGLTCLGGAIHCPGDVTAVAEFNMWADPLAARSVLNSPAGKVMVPLDVSLQPMLTFEDIDRISGLIPSTAIGEFVTALMHYSLRATRQHMPQEGLALSAVTALAVAVRAERFSFETASVDVETAGNLTTGMTVVDGRRTRTSQNMIDVVTQVDEQAVVDYFCRSIRRVSM; encoded by the coding sequence TTGAGCAAGAAACTGATCATCGATACAGACTCTGGCATTGGCGACACGCTTGCAGTGCTGGTTGCAATGGTGGATCCAACCATTGATGTGCTGGGGTTGACCGCCACTGGCGGCACTGTATCCGGAGTTCAGGCGACCCGTAATCTGCAGTTCATCACCGGACTTGCTGACCCGCTCCGGCACCCTCGGATTGGCCAGTCGGAAATTGAAGAAGCCCCTGGAGAGCATGTGCCACCGGGAGCTCCTGCCCATTCATTGCTCAACGGTAGGTTTGGTTTGGGAGACGCGGACCCTCGCGTACCCGATCTTCATAATCGTCGGGAATCCGCAAAACTTATCGTTGATATCGTGCGTGAACACCCTCAGGAAGTTCGAATCCTGTCGCTCGGACCACTGACAAATATCGCGATGGCTTTCGAGTTTGACCCGGAGTTGCCAATGATTCTTGGTGGACTCACTTGTCTTGGTGGTGCGATTCATTGTCCAGGCGACGTAACAGCGGTCGCTGAATTCAACATGTGGGCAGATCCCCTGGCAGCCCGCAGCGTACTGAATTCTCCTGCCGGGAAAGTGATGGTCCCGCTGGATGTCAGCCTGCAGCCCATGCTGACATTTGAAGATATCGATCGAATCAGTGGGCTCATCCCGTCAACTGCTATCGGAGAATTTGTAACCGCATTAATGCATTATTCACTCCGGGCAACGCGGCAGCATATGCCACAGGAAGGCCTGGCATTGAGCGCAGTGACAGCGCTGGCGGTTGCAGTTCGAGCTGAACGCTTCAGTTTCGAAACGGCCTCTGTCGATGTCGAAACCGCCGGCAATCTGACGACGGGAATGACGGTTGTGGATGGCCGAAGAACTCGGACTTCTCAGAATATGATCGACGTCGTAACTCAGGTGGACGAGCAAGCTGTAGTGGACTATTTCTGCAGAAGTATTCGTCGAGTGAGCATGTAA
- a CDS encoding uroporphyrinogen-III synthase, producing MKHQPVVCCFESRRAEEMATLIERNGGSPLTAPSMQEIPIEDNPEALSFITQAIEGQFPLLILMTGVGTAALFDVAKVHQLFDPLIAAMQSMDIIVRGPKPVPVLSNAGLKFAIKAPEPNTWRELLQSMDEAAESEPERFRLSGRRIAIQEYGLPNNRLYEELRSRGALVTRVPVYRWALPDDTTPLESAIRKIVDNNVDILMFTSANQVSNVLSVAESLSLDSAFRTACGRTMVASIGPTCSEALTDQGFRVEFEASPPKMGQMVRGSIMHWRENCEAPR from the coding sequence ATGAAACATCAGCCTGTGGTTTGTTGTTTTGAAAGTCGTCGAGCAGAAGAGATGGCGACGCTGATTGAACGGAACGGAGGCAGCCCTTTAACCGCCCCTTCGATGCAGGAAATCCCGATTGAAGACAACCCGGAGGCGTTGTCATTCATCACTCAGGCGATCGAAGGGCAATTTCCCCTGTTGATTCTGATGACTGGTGTGGGTACCGCCGCCTTGTTCGATGTCGCAAAGGTCCATCAATTGTTCGATCCACTGATTGCCGCAATGCAGTCGATGGACATCATCGTTCGAGGCCCAAAACCGGTTCCCGTCCTGTCGAACGCGGGCTTGAAGTTTGCCATCAAAGCGCCTGAACCGAATACCTGGCGTGAACTACTGCAGTCAATGGATGAAGCCGCCGAGTCTGAGCCGGAAAGGTTTCGACTCTCGGGAAGACGGATTGCGATACAGGAGTATGGATTGCCGAACAATCGGTTGTATGAAGAATTGCGGTCGCGTGGTGCGTTGGTCACTCGAGTGCCTGTATATCGCTGGGCTCTTCCGGATGACACCACTCCGCTCGAATCTGCGATCAGGAAAATCGTTGATAACAATGTCGATATCCTGATGTTTACAAGTGCCAACCAGGTTAGCAACGTCTTGTCGGTCGCAGAATCACTAAGCCTGGATTCCGCGTTCCGGACTGCTTGCGGCCGAACAATGGTGGCATCGATAGGTCCCACATGTTCGGAGGCACTAACCGATCAGGGATTTCGGGTAGAGTTCGAAGCGAGCCCGCCCAAGATGGGACAAATGGTCCGTGGATCAATCATGCACTGGCGGGAAAATTGCGAGGCCCCGCGCTAA
- a CDS encoding trypsin-like peptidase domain-containing protein, producing the protein MTGITVRKLLVACVLLFACVDSVETAEAQLKAPRQLQTVSGQILVPRTGSPADKGSFENSSQLPAGIYDNEGLTPDEAASVFVYESNNRSVANIATRIGAARVMFMDNPTADAGSGFVIDHEGHVLTNFHVVEDAERIQVTLYNGESYEAEPVGVDPINDMAVVKVNAPADVLYPVRLGDSSRLKVGMKVYAIGNPFGLERTMTTGIISSLNRTLPVTRARSIKSVIQTDAAINPGNSGGPLFNSHGALIGMNTAIASKTGQNSGIGFAIPVNLIRRVVPELIEHGRVIRPDSGILEVMRTEAGLRILRLDPDGAAIRSGLKGPEIRRVKRGFVIFESEDRNAADLIVGVNGKKTIEVDEFLSEVESHRPGDQIRIEVIRDGKQISIPLTLK; encoded by the coding sequence ATGACCGGGATTACAGTTCGCAAATTGCTGGTCGCATGCGTTCTGTTATTCGCGTGTGTGGATTCGGTCGAAACCGCAGAAGCTCAATTGAAGGCTCCCAGGCAGTTGCAGACAGTTTCGGGGCAGATTCTCGTTCCTCGGACCGGCAGTCCGGCTGACAAAGGTTCTTTCGAGAACAGCAGTCAGCTTCCCGCCGGCATCTACGACAACGAAGGGCTCACTCCCGACGAAGCGGCTTCGGTTTTCGTGTATGAAAGCAACAACCGCAGCGTCGCCAATATCGCGACGCGGATCGGAGCGGCTCGGGTAATGTTCATGGACAACCCAACAGCTGACGCCGGGTCCGGGTTTGTGATTGACCACGAAGGACATGTGCTGACGAACTTTCACGTGGTTGAAGATGCTGAGCGAATTCAAGTCACACTTTACAACGGTGAGTCATACGAGGCGGAACCTGTCGGGGTCGATCCCATCAATGACATGGCTGTTGTAAAAGTGAACGCCCCCGCTGATGTGTTGTATCCAGTTCGGCTTGGAGATTCTTCCCGACTGAAAGTTGGGATGAAGGTCTACGCCATCGGCAACCCGTTCGGGCTCGAACGCACAATGACAACCGGGATCATCAGCAGCCTGAACCGTACTTTGCCGGTAACCAGAGCTCGGTCGATCAAATCCGTGATACAGACCGACGCTGCGATCAATCCTGGAAACTCAGGCGGCCCGCTCTTCAATTCTCACGGTGCCTTAATTGGAATGAACACGGCGATCGCAAGTAAGACCGGACAGAATTCGGGAATTGGCTTCGCGATTCCGGTGAACCTGATTCGTCGAGTTGTACCAGAGCTGATTGAACACGGCCGGGTAATCCGCCCGGATAGCGGGATTCTGGAAGTCATGCGAACTGAAGCGGGGCTCAGAATCCTTCGGCTCGATCCTGATGGTGCGGCGATTCGCTCCGGGTTGAAAGGCCCCGAGATCCGTCGGGTTAAGCGCGGGTTTGTGATCTTCGAATCGGAGGATCGAAACGCGGCCGATCTGATAGTGGGTGTAAATGGAAAGAAGACCATCGAAGTCGATGAGTTTCTTTCAGAGGTTGAGAGCCATCGCCCCGGCGATCAGATCCGAATTGAAGTGATTCGAGATGGCAAACAGATTTCAATTCCGCTGACACTGAAATAG
- a CDS encoding SDR family oxidoreductase gives MSTLSKKVAIVTGASRGIGFGLALALLKEGCRVVICSRREDQIQSAAEELVSRAAVPAGFVFAVAADVGVESDVERLFASTVERFGCVDLVINNAGNFDGGPIESLTMEEWENVLGACLTGPFLCTREAFRLMKPRRSGRVLNIGSISAQRARMHSVPYTSAKFGVQGLTHAAALEGREFGIIVSCLHPGNVSVERRCDSDAESDREPMMSVQTIVKAAMAMLTMPDDVNFLDAIVLPSKQDYIGRG, from the coding sequence ATGTCAACGCTTTCCAAAAAAGTTGCAATTGTTACTGGCGCGAGTCGCGGTATTGGATTCGGACTTGCCCTTGCGCTGCTGAAAGAAGGTTGTCGAGTTGTGATCTGCTCTCGCCGCGAGGATCAGATCCAGTCGGCCGCGGAGGAATTGGTGTCGCGAGCGGCAGTTCCGGCGGGATTTGTGTTCGCTGTGGCTGCCGATGTTGGGGTTGAATCGGACGTCGAACGACTCTTTGCATCGACAGTTGAGAGGTTCGGGTGCGTGGATCTTGTGATCAACAACGCGGGAAACTTCGATGGCGGTCCAATTGAATCCCTCACGATGGAGGAATGGGAAAATGTTCTGGGGGCCTGCCTGACAGGGCCATTCCTTTGTACTCGTGAAGCATTCCGACTCATGAAACCTCGTCGAAGCGGCCGCGTTCTGAATATTGGATCGATTTCTGCACAGCGTGCCAGAATGCACTCCGTCCCTTACACTTCTGCAAAATTTGGCGTTCAGGGGTTGACGCATGCTGCTGCCCTGGAAGGGCGTGAATTTGGAATTATCGTCAGCTGCCTTCACCCTGGGAATGTTTCCGTCGAACGCAGGTGTGATTCTGATGCAGAATCGGATCGCGAACCTATGATGTCCGTGCAGACAATCGTCAAAGCAGCAATGGCAATGCTGACAATGCCGGATGACGTGAACTTTCTGGATGCCATCGTGCTTCCTTCAAAACAGGATTACATTGGGCGAGGTTAG
- a CDS encoding ABC transporter ATP-binding protein, translating into MSALIELNDLSKSYGSFQALHNVSLKIEEGITGLLGPNGAGKSTLIKVLLGLVKVNSGSGQILGSALGTQQQLIRSQIGYMPEDDCYMHGLSGIESMQVAAQLSRMASTEALRRGHEILDFCGMGQERYRNVETYSTGMRQKLRFGMAIVHDPRLLILDEPTSGLDPQERDAMLNRIRILHRQFGKAIILCTHILRDVQTVCDAVTILANGRVQLSDSLESLCTVREPSLTLQFTGDLEAMANQLTENGLRFEHQPARSLKVFGSLEEVSSIIWKCAESTGAVIRSIQPSRNSLEQIFLDAVREVKVAHS; encoded by the coding sequence GTGTCCGCATTGATTGAACTCAACGACCTTTCAAAGAGTTATGGCAGCTTCCAGGCACTGCATAATGTCTCATTGAAAATTGAGGAGGGCATCACTGGCTTGCTGGGGCCAAATGGCGCCGGGAAAAGCACCCTGATCAAAGTGTTGCTGGGACTGGTGAAGGTTAATTCCGGAAGCGGACAGATTCTGGGAAGCGCGCTGGGGACGCAGCAGCAGTTGATTCGCTCACAGATTGGATACATGCCGGAAGATGATTGCTACATGCACGGTTTGTCCGGAATCGAATCCATGCAGGTTGCCGCACAACTGTCCCGTATGGCTTCAACGGAAGCGCTGCGGCGGGGGCATGAAATTCTGGATTTTTGCGGCATGGGTCAGGAGCGTTATCGAAACGTCGAGACCTATTCGACCGGCATGCGTCAGAAACTGCGATTCGGAATGGCAATCGTCCACGATCCGCGGCTGTTGATTCTGGATGAGCCAACGTCTGGACTTGATCCGCAGGAACGCGACGCGATGTTAAACCGAATTCGGATTCTTCACCGACAATTCGGCAAGGCCATCATCCTCTGCACCCACATACTGCGTGATGTTCAGACGGTGTGTGATGCAGTAACCATTCTGGCAAACGGCAGAGTTCAGTTGTCCGACAGTCTGGAGTCTCTGTGCACAGTGCGAGAGCCGTCGCTCACTCTGCAGTTCACCGGCGACCTGGAGGCGATGGCCAATCAGTTGACCGAAAATGGTTTACGATTTGAACACCAACCGGCCCGCAGCCTGAAGGTGTTTGGTTCACTCGAAGAAGTGAGCTCAATCATCTGGAAGTGTGCCGAATCAACCGGTGCCGTCATCCGCAGTATTCAGCCATCCCGCAATTCACTCGAGCAGATTTTTCTGGACGCCGTACGGGAGGTGAAAGTTGCCCATTCATAA
- a CDS encoding thioredoxin domain-containing protein yields the protein MKTLLSGSFTLRRVCVLACLILLPMAGCQNPSVDVSMADCPDGAVEIISTEKEGEDDHDHPTDQFLAQVRRNDQTPVIVDFWAPWCGPCVQLGAELQKVKNDWGDSLVLVKANVDELSNAKLTRYFGVEGIPHLVIFRNGEPVKALVGWRSAKDIDSILKSL from the coding sequence ATGAAGACTTTGTTGAGCGGATCATTCACATTAAGACGAGTCTGTGTATTGGCGTGCCTGATTCTCCTGCCAATGGCGGGTTGCCAGAATCCGAGCGTCGATGTCTCGATGGCTGATTGTCCAGACGGTGCCGTGGAGATCATCTCCACGGAGAAGGAAGGGGAAGATGACCATGATCACCCCACAGACCAATTCCTCGCACAAGTGCGAAGAAATGACCAAACTCCAGTCATCGTGGATTTCTGGGCTCCCTGGTGCGGTCCTTGCGTGCAGCTGGGTGCTGAGTTGCAGAAGGTCAAGAATGACTGGGGCGACAGCCTTGTGCTTGTGAAAGCAAATGTTGATGAATTGTCGAATGCCAAACTAACTCGCTACTTTGGAGTCGAAGGCATTCCGCACCTTGTCATATTCAGGAATGGAGAACCCGTGAAAGCTTTGGTTGGATGGAGAAGTGCGAAGGACATTGACAGTATTCTGAAATCGCTTTGA